The Coffea eugenioides isolate CCC68of unplaced genomic scaffold, Ceug_1.0 ScVebR1_3478;HRSCAF=4698, whole genome shotgun sequence genome has a window encoding:
- the LOC113757952 gene encoding uncharacterized protein LOC113757952, with the protein MANEGGASSQAFDLKLFTEAIKGELGRMMDQKLELMHQRIDSLELSHGSSKGSRGKAYAHESTDSNSDNNYEHKQSRSKREARPSNDHIPGIKMKIPPFHTYSEEQKVKLAVVEFTDYAVVWWDQLSTSRRRSREPTIQTWTELRRLMRKRFVPSHYYRDLYQKLQTLNQGARSVEDYHKEMEILMLRADIMEDREATMARFLNGLRPEIADQVELHHYVELGDLVEKAIKIERRIKRKGSTRSYSNFSPSYPRTTPPKKEDKGPSNSIPSRPRPDTTKWESKATPKTAIELSLGRNRDTRCFKCQGRGHIASQCPNQRTMIILPNGEFLTDDEDEKEELPSLEEEEEEEEALPIDERVGLVVRRALATQVKAADHAQRENIFYTRCYIKGKVCSLIIDGGSCANVASALMVEKLALPTLRHPTPYRLQWLNDSGDVRVTKQVQVPFRIGKYEDVVLCDVVPMQACHILLGRPWQFDKGDYEDVFPDEIPNGLPPIRGIEHQIDLVPGAPLPNRPAYKMGPDETKELQRQIEELLTKGWARESLSPCAVPVILVPKKDGSWRMCTDCFVVSKQGIKVDEEKVKAIREWPTPSTVGEVRSFHGLASFYRRFVKNFSTIAAPLTAVIKKNEPFVWRDAQVRAFQMLKHQLTHAPLLALPCFDKMFEIECDASGVGIGAVLMQEGKPIAYFSEKLNGAVLNYSTYDKELYSLIRALETWQHYLRPREFVIHTDHESLKHIKSQYKLNKRHVRWIAFIETFPYVIKYKVGKTNVVADALSRKFYILDGFLFYLNRLCIPNCSIRSLLVREAHGGGLMGHFGVAKTLAILQEHFHWPRMKRDVERMVAKCITCHKAKSKLQPYGLYSPLPVPKEPWTDISMDFVLGLPRSKRGNDSIFVIVDRFSKMAHFIPCHKTDDASHIADLFFKEIIRLHGMPRTIVSDRDVKFLSYFWKTLWGKLGTKLLFSTTSHPQTDGQTEVVNRTLSTLLRAIIRKNIRTWEECLPHVEFAYNRTVHSSTHFSPFEIVYGFNPLTPLDLSPLPWVWLHLRKERFPVQRRNKLLPRGDGPFQVIKRINDNAYKLDLPDDEADLRTNPFEEEGDDTNQETPLRTIRVPLGPVTRARAKKMREELQGLVHEI; encoded by the exons ATGGCTAACGAGGGGGGAGCAAGCTCCCAAGCTTTTGATCTTAAACTTTTCACAGAAGCAATCAAAGGCGAATTGGGACGCATGATGGACCAAAAACTTGAACTAATGCATCAACGCATTGACAGCTTAGAGTTGTCTCATGGAAGCTCCAAAGGCAGCCGTGGAAAGGCTTATGCACATGAGTCTACCGACTCTAACTCAGACAACAACTATGAGCATAAGCAAAGTAGGTCCAAGCGTGAAGCTAGGCCTTCAAATGACCACATTCCGGGCATAAAGATGAAAATTCCGCCTTTCC ATACTTACTCGGAGGAGCAAAAGGTCAAGTTGGCCGTGGTcgaattcaccgactacgccgTTGTGTGGTGGGATCAACTCTCTACTAGTCGAAGGAGGAGTCGTGAACCTACCATACAAACTTGGACGGAGCTAAGACGACTAATGAGGAAGCGTTTCGTACCAAGTCACTACTACCGTGACTTGTACCAaaagcttcaaaccctcaaCCAAGGAGCACGAAGTGTCGAGGACTAtcacaaggaaatggaaatactcATGCTACGGGCAGACATCATGGAGGATCGAGAAGCAACAATGGCACGCTTCTTGAACGGATTAAGGCCCGAAATTGCTGATCAAGTGGAGTTACACCACTATGTGGAACTTGGGGACTTGGTGGAGAAGGCCATCAAGATTGAAAGGAGGATTAAGAGGAAGGGTTCAACTCGGAGTTACTCCAACTTTTCACCCTCTTATCCCCGAACTACACCACCAAAGAAAGAGGATAAAGGGCCGAGTAATTCCATCCCTTCAAGACCGAGGCCGGATACGACTAAGTGGGAGTCTAAAGCAACACCAAAGACTGCCATTGAGTTGAGCTTGGGGCGAAATCGAGATACtagatgcttcaaatgccaaggccgAGGGCATATTGCTAGCCAATGCCCGAACCAACGCACTATGATCATCTTACCCAATGGTGAGTTTCtcactgatgatgaagatgagaaggaggagttgccatcccttgaggaagaagaggaagaagaggaagcatTGCCCATCGATGAACGAGTTGGACTCGTTGTCAGACGAGCCTTAGCAACCCAAGTGAAGGCCGCTGACCATGCACAAAGGGAGAACATTTTCTACACCCGTTGCTATATCAAAGGCAAGGTATGTAGTTTGATCATAGATGGAGGTAGTTGTGCTAATGTTGCTAGTGccttgatggtggagaaactagcACTACCCACTCTACGACATCCAACACCGTATCGTTTGCAATGGTTGAACGATAGCGGGGATGTTCGTGTGACCAAGCAAGTCCAAGTACCTTTCCGAATTGGAAAGTATGAGGACGTGGTGTTATGCGACGTGGTCCCTATGCAAGCATGTCACATACTATTGGGGAGACCATGGCAATTCGACAAGGGA GATTATGAGGATGTCTTTCCCGATGAGATTCCAAATGGACTACCACCAATAAGGggaattgagcatcaaattgacTTGGTTCCAGGTGCCCCACTTCCTAACAGACCAGCCTACAAAATGGGTCCAGATGAGACAAAGGAGCTCCAACGCCAAATCGAAGAGCTTCTAACAAAGGGATGGGCACGAGAAAGCTTGAGCCCATGTGCGGTTCCCGTCATCTTGGTGCctaaaaaggatggaagttggcgaatgtgcactgact GCTTTGTTGTGAGTAAACAGGGAATCAAAGTGGACGAGGAGAAGGttaaagcaattcgagaatggCCTACTCCAAGCACGGTGGGTGAGGTACGTAGCTTCCATGGTCTTGCTAGTTTTTATAGACgatttgttaaaaattttagTACCATTGCTGCACCTCTAACTGctgtaattaagaaaaatgagccatttGTGTGGAGAGATGCTCAAGTACGTGCTTTCCAAATGCTTAAACAtcaactcacacatgcaccactACTTGCATTACCATGCTTTGACAAGATGTTTGAAATAGAGTGTGATGCATCTGGGGTGGGTATTGGAGCTGTCCTAATGCAAGAGGGCAAACCAATTGCATACTTTAGTGAAAAACTCAATGGGGCAGTTTTGAACTATTCCACTTATGATAAGGAGTTGTACTCCTTAATCCGTGCTTTAGAAACTTGGCAACATTACTTGAGACCAAGGGAATTTGTCATACACACTGACCATGAGTCGCTTAAGCACATTAAGTCACAATACAAGTTGAATAAGCGTCATGTTaggtggattgcatttattgaaaccttcccttatgtgattaagtacaaagtggggaaaactaatgttgttgctgatgcattatcac GTAAATTCTACAtccttgatggatttcttttctACCTCAATCGACTATGTATACCTAACTGCTCTATTCGCTCTTTACTTGTTAGGGAAGCACACGGAGGTGGCttgatgggacactttggcGTGGCTAAAACCTTAGCTATCCTTCAAGAGCACTTCCATTGGCCAAGGATGAAACGAGATGTGGAGCGAATGGTGGCTAAATGCATTACttgccacaaagctaagtctaaACTTCAACCCTATGGCCTTTATAGTCCTTTACCTGTACCTAAGGAACCTTGGACCGACATTtccatggattttgttttagggttgcctaggtcaaagaggggaaatgatagcatctttgttattgttgacagattttcaaaaatggcacattttataccatgtcacaaaacagatgatgcatcgcacattgctgatttatttttcaaagaaatcattagattgcatggcatgcctaggacaattgtctctgatagggatgtcaaatttttgagttacttttggaaaactttgtggggaaaattgggtaccaaattgctattttctactactagtcacccacaaactgatggccaaactgaggttGTCAATCGTACACTATCTACACTCTTGCGTgccatcattagaaaaaacattagaacctgggaagagtgtttaccccatgttgagtttgcatacaatcgtacggtgcatagttctactcatttttcaccatttgaaatagtctatggttttaaccctttAACACCACTAGACTTATCACCTTTACC CTGGGTGTGGTTACATCTACGCAAGGAAAGGTTCCCAGTCCAAAGGCGCAATAAATTACTTCCCCGAGGAGATGGGCCGTTCCAAGTCATcaagcgcatcaatgacaatgcttacaaactggacctacccg acgatgaagctgatttgaggacaaatccttttgaagaggagggggatgatacgaaccaagagacaccattgcgaactattcgagttcccctaggacccgtaactcgagcacgagctaagaagatgagggaggaactccaaggacttgttcatgagata